tcatgtcgagacgcacaaaaaagcctttTGGAGCCgtattgtaagtcctacaggaagtcggccatcttgataaaagtggtcatttttcgtgttttttttgaccatttcgcataccttgtattttaacgaactcctcctacagactTCAtcgtaacgacttcaaaatcagtgtgtgtcatctacagtagtgtgtgatcaaaagttatcaaaagatttagttatcattgaagcgtgtggccgtggcgtggcgttgagttttgatgtttcgccatgacagaggaagttgctataactcTAGTGAACATGGTCGGATCTGCCTGAAAGTTGACATTTGAGAacagtccaggcctgaacacgtctacatgataatattcagtcagtgatgtaaattggctccatagcgccccctatgacatttcaatgcagcagatCCAGCAGCAGGCAGAATAAGTGAATGGGGAAGTGACGTTTATCTtcccttgcactgtctgaaaacagcccatgtctggggacatctatatgctcctgacaaaagcccttcaccagcgccgcgccccgacatacgcaaggacgcgagggcccgatcatcgctgcttgcagctttaattctttattattattataaagtgaatatatttgtgtagagctgctgtcagagtgaaaggtctcctcctcttcctcctctcagctGCAGTAAATCAGTGGGGAATGTTTGTAACAACATGAAGGTCCTGATTTATGTTCAGACAGTTTAACAGCTGTTTAAAGTTGGCAGAACTGACCTGAGAGCAGTTTTCCACATGGTTTCCATGGCTGGagctttgactgctgctcttCTAATGAAATCATGTGGTtgtgtccttcttcttctgcagcacTTTAACGGCAGCAGCTTCTTTCTAACTGAGTTCacatcgtttgagctttgactgcttTAAaagctcaaagtgcttcagcAGAATTTATCTGTTCAACACGATTCATACACCTGAAGCCTGCAGGTGTGGTTCACCTGCACACTGTCTCTGAAACACAGAATCATTCAAACAATCAGGTCTGACCAGCGactgaaggtcaaaggtcaaaggcaCCGACCCACAGACGTCAACCTGCAGAGACATTTTGATCTTTGGATCTGGAGCAGTCTGTATATCCTGCATACATCAGTTCAATCAAACCTGCTCATAAATAGTTTTAAGGTAGAATTTGAGTGTGAAGGACAAATTGCACTTACAATAATGAGTGTAGTTGTGATcaatttcagtgtgtgtgaactgtAGTCGGGAGCAGACCAGTAGTCGGGACCAGACCAGTAGTCGGGACCAGACCCGTAGTCGGGAGCAGACCAGTAGTCGGGACCAGACCCGTAGTCGGGAGCAGACCAGTAGTCGGGACCAGACCCGTAGTCGGGACCAGACCCGTAGTCGGGACCAGACCCGTAGTCGGGACCAGACCCGTAGTCGGGACCAGACCAGTAGTCGGGACCAGACCAGGAGTCAGGAGCAGACTCTAGGTTGGAGGCAGTAGTTAGTCGCTGGtatatattacatttcattattaGTGTTAGTATGTGAGGATCAGGTCAGCCAGCAACATGAGAGCTTTGGGCTGCAGAAAAGATCCTTTCAGTCCTGTTGGTTTGAAATATTTGAATAGTCAGATTACTGTGTGGAAAATCATTTCATGCACACAGTTTGGAAGGCAATCGACTAGAAATAACAAAGACTCCTCATGCTTCAGAGACTGGAAGCCCTCGACAGAACACCAGCACACAAGGTAAGTATGCAGCCCTGGAGGACCTATAAAGCCAGTGCTGACCATGCTGATGTGTTACGACAGATGCAGGTGGCAAATGTGGTGAATTATTGACAGGAGAGAGTAGCTTTGCTGTGTAGTTAAACTGTCACCTTTCAGGGAAGCAGGGAATCCCATTTCATGGTTATGACAAACCAAACAGAAGCCGCAGTTCTCTCGAGTGCAAGTCGTCTGTCCAGCCTCACAAAATGAACTGATAGCACGCTGTGTAGAAGAGAACAGGAAGTCTGTCACTCAGTGCCTCTGAGTAAACACACAGCCATGGCAGTGTTCATGTTTCAGACCCTTCTGTTCATGGAGGACTTTGTCATGTGATCATCTTGTGGTGCGAGAACTGATGTGAGCAGTGTAGATGAAGAAGACGAAAAGCCAAAAGATCAGTGAGCCTGAGTCTCTCTGGGGTTAAATCCAACCTCTGACAACCGCAGCAGATCACTACAACATACAACTGAAACCAGAGGAGGTGCTAGAAGCTGAGAAGACATGATGACTGTGTTCAAGCTACTGGACCACCACATGTTCTCCTCTCTCAGAAGACTTACTGACagtcagcagctgcagctgttaaAGGCCTTCAGTGCAACGAGGCGTCTGAACATCTGGCTGAGAGGCACAAAGGGccaaaaaagactgaaagaagATGCTGAAGATGTGGAGGAGACTCAGGTTATTGACAGAAAGAACACAGGTTACAGGTTCACATACAACAATGCAAAGATGTGTTTCATCAGGATGGTTGAGGAGTAATAGTAGTCTGTGACCTTCATCTGTTTTTATCAGGAAGCTGCTGTCATCCTCGtttacacagaaacactgtATGTGTCACTGCAAACTGACTGtcaatcatttatatttaatttcaattgTTTAATCTGAATAacatcattttaaactgaatgtATGAGTTTGGACGTGAATTCCaataaacttgaaactgaaTGAAATATTATGGAAATAAATTCAGTATTTGATCCTCAATGAAAACCTCCTCAgctggaataataataataataataataataataataataataataataataataataatgatgctTCATTAGACTAAAATAGATTCTCATCGATGCAGCAGACGTACTGGACGCTTTTCTGGAAATGTGTGACAATGAGAAAATACTGGGAGGTGAAATATTAGGTTTTGTGAAGATTGATATCtggttaaatattaatatattattactaAAATATTATTACTTGTATTtgatattatataaatatatttgattgGAGAATTGAAACGATATAAccatatttctattttatagCCTATGAATATAAAGATacattcatcatttattttattaaattcttaatttttgttttgtgtcttggATATATTAGACTTATATTAGACTATTTGtgcatatttaaatatttatattttatgtcataATTATAttgcattaaataaataaacttttaaaaataattgaataatttgaTTGAAACTGATTAAACTTACAGATCGCTGAGGCCACATCaggaaaataaacttttttaaaaactttttaatcatgttaaagtaaaataaataaataattggatcaatttaattttattccCTTTATGTTGAAATGTGTCgaaataaaaattatttatttattttctacctGTTTGAACATGaatctttttattgtttctcGTCAGTAATGATCCTCCATACATCCACGTGTTTAAACCTCTCTGAGTCCATCGGCGGGACTCTGACGTCACGCGTGTTTGACGCTTTTGTGTGCGGCGTGAGTGACCCCGCAGCTTGGTCCCGCAGCTCAGACCGCAGAGAGCCGCTGCGGGAGTCTCTGCTGCCTCTGGACCCGGGACTCCTCCGGATCGATCATCTGTATATCTATCGATCTGTGCAGCTGATCAGAGGAAGAAACGCGGCGAGTCTCCAGTTGATCCTGCAGGTAAGGTCGTTCCGGTCTCAGCCAGACCCCCTTTTAAGAAAAGCTCGTTTTGAGGAGTTTTGACAGCGCGGCAGCTGAACGTGCTGATCAGAAACACTATTGACTGTGATTAGTGATCGATAACGTCCTCCGGTGCATTCGGCTCACAGGTGTTACACCACGCTTCACTTTAACTTTTGATGTGATGGTAATCTGAGGATGTTCCAACAGTATTGATCACTACATTCCCGCCATGGTTCACACGCTAactctattattattagtaacCAGACACTTCTGTCAGCTGATTTATGGTCCAAACAGCCGGCGGCGTGTTTCAGAGGAAGAAATGTGCGTTAATAACATTTAGTGAGTTGCAGCGTCTGTTGGTGGTCTGTTGGTGGTCTGTTGATGGTCTGTTGGTGGTCTGTTGATGGTCTGCGGAGTCGGAGCTCCGTCCTGTTTGTGTTATAACGTGTTTATAAGGAAACAGTCGTTGGACTGAGATGTTTCTACGGAGTTCTGCAggttgtgttagtgtgtgtgtttctgcagtgagACGAGCAGGAGTCTGTCTGCGTGTTTTATGACACTTTAAGTGCAGCTGGTGCTTTACGGTGTTTTGATGGTGCGTTCAGGAGCCTCCCAGCTGGCGTCTTATCTGACACACAGCTTTTACCATTGAATGGTTGCTCTGTATGTAAGAGAGCAGCTGAGCTCATTAACATAAACCTGAAATCTGACTTCAGACTGAATCTCCTGAAGATTATTATTAAAGACGTTCAGTCTGTTGCAcgtgtttcctgtttgtcttcGTTTTTAAGAGCCACACATTAAACTCTCCACACGATTTTATCACAATAACGATAAATTATTCTGtcagagaaaataatctgcaatgAACCAGGAAGTCTGTAACTAAATGTCAGTTAACGAACCTTAAATTAATGTTTGTTCTTTAAAACGTTTAATATTCGTGTTTTTAAATGTCGTTATTCAGAGTTTGGAGCCTCACTAGTGGCAGCCTGAATATTTTATGGCACTTTAAGTGTTTCTGGTGGCTTTATTGAGGGATGTGTGTGGCCCAACCAGACCCCCAGGGGTCCGGGGTTCTCGGGGGTCCGGGGTTCTCGGCTCATCTAACAGTTATTGTCATTGTTGGTTGTTCAGTCAGTGAAATGTGAGAATAGTTTTAGAGCTTTTTATGCTGCTCAGATTGTTCTCAGTTTGAAGCAGCAACATGcagaataatcaataaaagGATCAATGAAACATTTGAGACTAATTGACTCTTTGTTTGAGCTCCACagtaaacttttatttttaaggtCGTGACCTCTGAGTCTTTATTTTACTCTGAAGGAGCCATTAAACTGATTTACGTCGTCACTTTGAACTGAAACCGAAGGTCTGAACTGATCACAGAGACGTCGatgtttgacctctgacctccgtCCATCTGTCCTCACAGAGACACTGTCAGACGGACGTCCTGCTGTCGTACCATagacctgtctgtgtgtgtgtgtggtcaggtGAACGAGGTCACATGGAggtttaagtttaaaaaatcaGCTTTCAAGACAAAATTGTGACTTTTGTCGTTGGAGAACGTCTTTGTTCTGTCTGTGATTTGTTGATGTAAGCTGGTTTCTGATTGGTCCAGGGGTTTTCTGGTCATGTGACTGctgtcttcctgtctgcagGTATAAAGACGACCTGGTCATGAGTCTGAGCGCCAACGACCTCACTGAGCTCCTGGAGCTGTGGGCGGAGCTAAACCTGACGGCCGGTGACCACGACAACCTGTCGCAGGTGGAGACGCTGCGGTGTTCGGGCGCCATCAGCCACGCCGCGCTGCTGCACGTCCTGTCCGTCCTCTACATCTTCATCTTCGTGTTGGGCCTCGCCGCCAACGTGTTGGTGTTCTGGGTGAACCTGCGGGGGGGGCGGAGCCGCCATGAGACGCACCTGTACATCGTGCAGCTGGCGGCGGCGGACCTGAGCGTGCTCGCCACGCTGCCGGTGTGGGTGGCGTCGCTGCTGCAGGGCGGCCGCTGGCCGTTCGGTGAGATGGTTTGTAAGCTGACTCACCTGATCTTCAGTGTCAACCTGTTCGGCAGCATCTTCTTCCTCACCTGCATGAGCGTGGACCGCTACCTGTCCGCCACGCTGCTGGCCGACGCCCCCGACGGCCGCAGGAGGCGGGTGCTGCGGCGGCTGGTGTGCGTGTTGGTGTGGCTGCTGGCGCTGGCGGCATCCGTCCCCGACACCTACTTCCTGCAGGCGGTGAGGTCGTTGCAGGCAGATGGCGCTGTGTGCCGGCCGGTGTACCCGCCCGCCAGCGCTCGGGCCTGGATGGCGGCGGTGCAGCTGAGCTTCATCGTGCTCGGCTTCGCCGTGCCGTTTCCCGTCATCGCCGTGTTCTCAATGCTGCTGGCGGCGGCGCTGCCGCCCGGCTCGGACCAGGAGCGCCGCGCCAGCCGACGGATCGTCCTCGCCTACATCGTGGTGTTCGTGGCGTGCTGGCTGCCGTATCACGCCGTGCTGCTGGTCGACACGCTGGCGCTGCTCGGCACGCTGCCCTTCAGCTGCCGGCTGGAGAACTTCCTGGACGTGGCGCTGCACCTGACGCAGTGCTGCTcgctgctgcactgctgcatTAACCCCGCCCTCTACAGCCTGCTGCACCGCAGCCGCCGCCGTGACATCATCAAGGCCGTCTTCTTTAGGTACTCCGCCAAGACCGGCCTCGCCAGGCTCATCCACGCCTCGCACGCCTCCGACAGCGAGTCAGCGCTGACCGCCGAACACATGTGACCCAACTCTTCTTCTGCTGCCGCCAGAGGCACAAACATGATCATCAGAAagccctctgacctctgacctctgacctctgacacGATCAGTGTGACCCTCTGCAGATTGAGTCTCATCGCAAACAGGAAGTTGATTAAACACGAAGCTGAACTTCATGTTacaacatcaataataatattgatcATAATAAATCAGAAACTTTATTGACCTGTAACGAggatttcttcttctactgcaACATGTTTGTCAGTTGACAGTCAGCTGATCAGAGGCCTGAACCAGGAAACAGGAGGTAACTCCGGGtttcatcaccatggtaacaggTTAACACCCCGAccgctgaccaatcagatcactggaaataAAGAGTCATCGTTCTACAGGACAAAAGTCTGAGTTACAACAAAGTGACTTTTCAAAAagatcaatatatatttttatagatcagaagaaacattttattgtttcgtgtttctggttttaaatctgagcttctaacaaacggactaaacacatattttaatagtttaatagtgATTTTACTCTCTGATTCATCAGACAACTGCAGATAAACACCAGAGATCAATAATCctcactgttaattggctccatgattataaatcatcagtcattaaaTACTTTTACAGTATTAAACAGTAATAATATTCCCTCTATACTTCAGTCATATAGAAtcattcctacatgtatttgatttatgatttctagtgtttgttgtgtgattTCAGGCTCGTTAACAGCTTCATAGTTCTGGTTCTGGGTGACGGTCGTTAGACTCACTGGATGTGTTTCTGACTTCAtcacaccacagaagaagaaaagtgtctgttgttctgtaaatatgtgaaatctgtttatattctgtgaatatttgtatttgatgtTAACGTCTGAACGATCTGCATGaaatagttcaataaaaacagtgaaatgattaGTAATCAATATTTATTGGGGTTTAAATGAAGCCaattagattattttattaaagctgaagattaatgtgtaaatattaaacCGTCACGTCTCGTACTTGTGAGCGTGAAGCGGATTTAAAGGGTCGACTTACTGTGAAACTGAGCTGAAAGCTCAACACCGACAGCctgaacatgtgaacatgtggtCACATGACCACAATCAGCGTGATCACAGCTGTGAAGTCGCACGGAGGCGCCACTCGGACTGAAAATGCCAGACAGGTGAGAGGTGAgctcacttttaaaaaaaaggaaactccTGTAAAGACGAAGGACGTTCTTCTTCACTGTTTCAAACATTCAAACCTGATCAGGACAAAGATTCAATACAGAGATGGTTCTGAGCGCGCTCAGTggccaggaggaggaggaggaggaggagggggaggaggaggaggaggaggagggggaggaagaggaggagagtctTTAATTAACAGCGGGctaaagacacacagagagcacaTTGTGGAGGCAGCGCTGCGTTTCCATGACGACCGGCAGCTCAGGCCTGAAAGCAGTGAAGCGAGAGGAAACAGACGAAAGAGAGCGAAGCTGAAACTGATCAATAACTCTTCTGTTAATCTGTCGTTTCATCAGTGATCAATAactcttatatatatatatatacatatatagtcTGACTGTGTTTATCTCTCCTACTAGACCTCACTGGGTTTCAGTCTTCAATACAGTGATGTGTGattgatttgttattttattgatagttttacatacattaaattagattgattgattgattggttgattaattCATCTACAACTTCTAACTTCATTAAGTAAAGCTGCAGTCATCTCAGCTGTTTGCTGAAGGAGAAAACAGAGTTTAGAATAACAGACTGTGCAGCTCGGAGCCCGACGGggcccctgtgtgtgtgtgtgtgtgtgtgttagtctgtgtgtgtgtgtgtgtgtgttagtctgtgtgtgtgtgtgtgtgtgttagtctgtgtgtgttagtgtgtgtgtgtgtgtgtgtgtgtgtgttgttatgagGACCTTTGTGAGTTTTGTCTTcacttgtttaaatgtttgtttcaggTTTCAGTTCAGTGTGTTCAGGAATGTGTGACGTGAGCGTCAGTCCTCACAAGTACaaacccgtgtgtgtgtgtgtgtgtgtgagagagagagaggtcaaaggtcagtctCACTCTGTCATTATCTGCAGTCTGCGTGTCGATGCTGCAGCTTCTCGTCCTGCAACAGTTGAAATAAAAAGTTCTGCTGAGGTTCGTCCTTCACTTTATGTCCGAGTGAGACGTCTGTAGTTaagatttaaatatttattttaaatcttttcatctttaaataaataatctcaGATTATCTGTCGGCTTTCCAccattgattgactgattgattgattatataCTCAAACTAAATCTGAgatgttaaagtgaaaaactTGTTTCTGTCGAACGTGAAGAAAGATGTGATTTCAATGTGAGACGTGACCTTTGACCCGCTGCTGTTTAccaccacagaggaagaagtGAGGCGTGACGTGACCTTTGACCCGCTGCTGTTTAccaccacagaggaagaagtGAGGCGTGacgtgacctctgaccctgcGTGAGGTCTTGTTTACATtcctcacttcctgtctcagaCTCTGCGTCTCCATGGTTACCAGGAGGAGGAATGtgacttatttaaaaaaagcacagcGGAGtcaaattaatatttacaaACCTGTTACCATAGCAACGGCTAAACTGAGTTAATGAACACAGACACTTAATGAGCTCCAGTCTTAGTTAAAGGCTGTGAGTGATGTTTGAGATGGATGACGTCTCCTCGCTCTGTCTGCAGGAAGTGTTGGCACGAGcggccgccgccgccgcccagTGTCGCCCAGTGTCGCCCAGTGTCGCCCAGTGTTGCGCTGAGTGTGAACGTAACTCCTGTGAGGAAAACAGTCAAcgttatttcttctttcagctTCAGCAAACacattctgattggctggaggtgaAGGTGgggccacacctccagccaatcacagtaggtgctcattaataatgcagattttatgtcacaaatatgtttaaaataactttaactcaagataaaaagaaaataaaatccacTCTGTGACCTTAAAACGATGagaaacatcagtcaggtgacGTCATGACACACATGAAGGCTCCGCCTCCTTTCAATGAGGACTGACAGCAGTGATGCAACACCGGCGCCACTAGAGGACGCTGTGATGTCATACGGACACACATCTGGACTGACCTGCTACATCTTCCTCTAACAGCTGAAGACCTGAATGAACTGTGACCGTTTTAAAGCAGACGTGTTtacaatgtgtttgtttatttatgtttatatttatatttgcatattattaAACTGTCTACagtaaattaacatttttctgACTCCAGCATGTTTACatcttgtattttatactgATGTTCATTAATGTGCTCTGTcactataaaacaaacaaacaaacaaacaaacaaacaaacaaacaaacaaatcatcaGTCTATAAACTGTCCTGCTGCAGTACTGAAAACAGCCAGCAGGAGGCAGCAGAGACACtaatatactgcatataacatgtactatatactgcatataacatgtactatatactgcatataacatgtactatatactgcatataacatgtactatatactgcatataacatgtactatatactgcatataacatgtactatatactgcatataacatgtactatatactgtatataacatgtactatatactgcatataacatgtactatatactgtatataacatgtactatatactacatataacatgtactatatactgcatataacatgtactatatactgcatataacatgtactatatactgtatataacatgtactatatactgcatatcacatgtactatatactgcatataacatgtactatatactgtatataacatgtactatatactgcatataacatgtactatatactgtatataacatgtactgtatactgcatatcacatgtactatatactgcatataacatgtactatatactgtatataacatgtactatatactgcatataacatgtactatatactgtatataacatgtactatatactacatataacatgtactatatactgtatataacatgtactatatactgtatataacatgtactatatactacatataacatgtactatatactgtatataacatgtactatatactacatataacatgtactatatactgcatataacatgtactatatactacatataacatgtactatatactgtatataacatgtactatatactgcatataacatgtactatatactgtatataacatgtactatatactgcatataacatgtactatatactgtatataacatgtactatatactgtatataacatgtactgtatactgcatataacatgtactatatactgcatataacatgtactatatactgcatataacatgtactatatactgtatataacatgtactgtatactgcatataacatgtactatatactgcatataacatgtactatatactgcatataacatgtactatatactgtatataacatgtactatatactgcatataacatgtactatatactgtatataacatgtactatatactgcatataacatgtactatatactacatataacatgtactatatactgtatataacatgtactatatactacatataacatgtactatatactgtatataacatgtactatatactgcatataacatgtactatatactgcatatcacatgtactatatactgtatataacatgtactatatactacatataacatgtactatatactgtatataacatgtactatatactgcatataacatgtactatatactgtatataacatgtactatatactgcatataacatgtactatatactgtatataacatgtactatatactgcatataacatgtactatatactacatataacatgtactatatactgtatataacatgtactatatactacatataacatgtactatatactgtatataacatgtactatatactgcatataacatgtactatatactacatataacatgtactatatactgtatataacatgtactatatactgcatataacaTGTACTTCCAGGACTCCAGGACCTCCTCCAGGACTCCAGGACCTCCTCCAGGACTCCAGGACCTCCTCCAGGACCTGTGAGCTTCTGTGAACAGTGGGTTGTGTGAGAGGTGAGCAGCAGGAGAAGAGCGACACCTGCTGGATGAAACCTGTCAGCACACGTTCAATAGTATTGATCAGTTATTGATTCATGTGTTTATACCTGCAGACAGGGGGCGGAGCTTCCTGTGTGCAGGTGAGCTTCCTCCTCGTGAGGTCAACAGATGAATTATTTACAGAGAGAAAAGGCTGAATGATCAGAGGTATTGATGATATTGATCAGTTGATGAGATGATTGATCAATAATCAAACTGTGGAGCTGAAAGAGTTAAATAgtgaagctgcagctgtttgttGCTCAACAAACACATGACGGTGTTTACAGGACACAGTGCTGCTGttgggtaacacacacacacacactcacactcacacacacacacacacacactcacactcacactcacacacactcacacacacacacacacacacactcacacacactaacacacacacactcgcactcactaacacacacacacactcacactcacacacactcactaacacacacacacacacacacactcacactcacacacacacacacacactcacactcacacacacacacacactcacacacactaacacacacacactcgcactcactaacacacacacacactcacactcacacacactcactaacacacacacacacacacacactcacactcacacacacacactcacactcactaacacacacacacactcacactcacacacactcactaacacacacacacacacacactcacactcacacacactcactaacacacacacacacacactcacactcacacacacacacacactcacacacactaacacacacacactcgcactcactaacacacacacacacacacacacactcacactcacactcacacacactcacacacacacacacacacacactcacacacactaacacacacacactcgcactcactaacacacacacacactcacactcacacacactcactaacacacacacacacacacacacactcacactcacacacacacacacacactcacactcacacacacacacacactcacacacactaacacacacacactcgcactcactaacacacacacacactcacactcacacacactcact
This DNA window, taken from Thunnus albacares chromosome 24, fThuAlb1.1, whole genome shotgun sequence, encodes the following:
- the LOC122976094 gene encoding atypical chemokine receptor 3-like; translation: MSLSANDLTELLELWAELNLTAGDHDNLSQVETLRCSGAISHAALLHVLSVLYIFIFVLGLAANVLVFWVNLRGGRSRHETHLYIVQLAAADLSVLATLPVWVASLLQGGRWPFGEMVCKLTHLIFSVNLFGSIFFLTCMSVDRYLSATLLADAPDGRRRRVLRRLVCVLVWLLALAASVPDTYFLQAVRSLQADGAVCRPVYPPASARAWMAAVQLSFIVLGFAVPFPVIAVFSMLLAAALPPGSDQERRASRRIVLAYIVVFVACWLPYHAVLLVDTLALLGTLPFSCRLENFLDVALHLTQCCSLLHCCINPALYSLLHRSRRRDIIKAVFFRYSAKTGLARLIHASHASDSESALTAEHM